One Anguilla rostrata isolate EN2019 chromosome 15, ASM1855537v3, whole genome shotgun sequence genomic window carries:
- the map2 gene encoding microtubule-associated protein 2 isoform X18 yields the protein MADGRQPEDSVPHWGPPGAQDPVPPAGHSENGFSSYRACQPGGANPVTAPYSAAKENGFNGDLAGGDAVTAEQVSARIVQEVTAEAVAVLKGEQEPRQDTAKRLPSVEDSTNLPPSPPPSPAAEHFAPLEPDVEGEEKAVPLRRFQNSRERCKFLAPSISVSVPDDDPSHSDEEYYEHPLFSPEWSRHGSRPSGQAVPFRQIEEETIEAITAADEEEEITADAAALEKQEQQSSGEESEQGPEEEHLGQAEILGEAQGQPCLQAETANVPAEAPNGTGHKALLETCDQEALKMEVGRPSSEQAPPTSPDVLGPGQWSMAQSATFLSPDLAADMEDQTAPRTTAEKQPSVEVLETSSLITTPGCYADRQDDGEIGMYGKPVLPRGQGSEELKAALQTAPSNSKGKEESPAVGGQKLHSDIVDLSATVDKSGMSAYFETSALKEDERGIQGEGYYELSDARQRTLEGGPPPAEISYSTLAQTQSLEDTTEVRRSPADELHALPHAERNDDFRLSPGKLSLEQRSYSLNIPIGSTSQGASQGRGPRNFSPLATDILSFTSQEGLESTDYLPVTTPCVEKQPAFPPLIVETAVSVSTPPSSPPGTATSAKSSPEMESPESPVPAKSYCKNGTVMAPDLPEMLDLAGTRSRLASDCTDPEAVRRKSVPFDVPTFTAESLAQMGLVDKGQKVAKSESQLEDLGYCVFNEYSGPMPSPADVQSPMQSPHQIFPIMLSEEGSDMGPMGLQAQNVGVEGQEAELVAKAIPQFENVKAGVTGDIKEQIIPKTDSPWPSKDSPSLLSVTSGQEPLFPPKVTVTLEVTKSEQETEAEEEMAAYERKIRKLETENRPLSMEEERELRELREKVKDKPDLVHQEAYEEVDAEDVYQLTGVAKDRIARPIRPSPASSVESTTEEERAGIHEPEKPQQEDLVTPKAGPPAVKTSDEKPPEIVTKPFTTAVQGGSTEDEEEHVKLAEELEVVMEDIKAPVKNEQRLTEEKEKEEGARAAADEPLEPRAAIESVVTVEDDFITVVQTIDEGEQPGHSVRFSAPPEVDQSQVPPDEEEEEESVEMAQEAEIEAGSLEEILDIPETPVAPAAPVLPATALAPESEPRTETYDDYKDETTIDDSILDTDSAWVDTQDDERSIMTEKIEPLPKTQSPIKKRPHQSPMKKLPAEKDKRVKDKQKTAGRAKGRVSTPERRPTRKEPSSTPREENKKKKAVIKKAEFTKTAEIQTRSPSRKSVLKPAARQPRPAQLHGCAKRKPTAVPEGRQPLSVARQSRDRTADGSSRSPEKRSSLPRPASILTRRAHPAEHDETSTSITSSGSTAPRRPTSFRTEGRSERRSRRTPSMTGIESARSRSASTPHTPGSAPITPGTPPSYSCRTPGTPGTPRSLSLLSQERKVAVIRTPPKSPATASKQLRVLNQPLPDLKNVKSKIGSIDNIKYQPKGGQVLIPSVKLDFSHIQSKCGSLDKKQHSAGGGNVQIQTKKIDLSHVTSKCGSLDNIRHRPGGGHVRIENVKLEFKDKAQAKVGSLDNAHHTPGGGSVQIESHKLPFRDTAKARVDHGAEIVTRSPSGLTPPHFSNMSSSGSINLLESPQLATLAEDVTAALAKQGL from the exons ATGGCAGATGGTCGGCAGCCTGAGGACAGTGTACCGCACTGGGGCCCTCCAGGGGCCCAGGACCccgtgccccctgctggccacagtGAGAACGGCTTCTCCTCTTACAGGGCCTGCCAGCCGGGCGGGGCCAACCCGGTCACCGCCCCCTACTCTGCCGCCAAAGAAAATGGCTTCAATGGCGACCTGGCTGGTGGGGATGCAGTGACAGCAG agcAAGTGTCTGCACGGATCGTGCAAGAGGTGACAGCCGAGGCAGTGGCTGTACTGAAGGGGGAGCAGGAGCCTCGCCAGGACACCGCTAAGAGGCTTCCCTCAG TCGAGGACTCCACCAACTTGCCCccatctcctcccccctctcccgccgCTGAGCACTTCGCCCCCCTGGAGCCAG ACGTAGAGGGTGAGGAGAAGGCAGTCCCTCTCCGACGCTTCCAAAATTCTCGGGAGAGGTGCAAGTTCCTCGCCCCCTCCATCTCGGTGTCTGTGCCCGACGATGACCCCTCCCACTCTGACGAGGAGTACTATGAGCACCCTTTGTTCAGCCCAGAGTGGAGTCGGCACGGTTCTCGCCCGTCGGGGCAAGCCGTCCCGTTTAGACAGATCGAAG AAGAGACCATAGAGGCTATTACAGCTGCtgacgaggaagaggagataACAGCGGATGCAGCAGCTCTTGAGAAGCAAGAGCAGCAGAGCAGTGGGGAGGAGTCTGAGCAGGGGCCTGAGGAGGAGCACTTAGGGCAGGCAGAGATCTTAGGCGAGGCCCAGGGCCAGCCTTGTCTGCAGGCCGAGACAGCTAACGTGCCTGCAGAAGCCCCGAACGGAACGGGCCACAAGGCCCTGTTGGAAACGTGTGATCAGGAAG CCCTGAAGATGGAGGTGGGGAGGCCGAGCAGTgagcaggcccctcccactAGCCCAGACGTCCTTGGACCGGGCCAGTGGTCCATGGCCCAAAGCGCCACATTCCTCTCACCGGATTTAGCTGCGGATATGGAGGACCAAACTGCTCCCAGGACCACCGCTGAGAAGCAGCCCTCTGTGGAGGTGCTGGAGACTAGCAGTCTCATTACCACACCTGGCTGCTATGCAGATCGCCAAGATGATGGTGAAATCGGAATGTATGGGAAGCCAGTGCTGCCTAGGGGGCAGGGTAGTGAGGAGTTGAAAGCAGCCCTCCAGACTGCACCCTCAAATAGCAAAGGAAAGGAAGAGAGTCCTGCTGTGGGGGGGCAGAAGCTGCACTCAGACATTGTCGATCTATCGGCCACTGTGGACAAATCTGGAATGTCTGCTTACTTTGAGACCTCAGCTCTGAAGGAAGATGAAAGGGGGATCCAAGGTGAAGGCTACTACGAGCTGAGTGATGCCAGACAGAGGACCTTGGAGGGTGGTCCCCCACCTGCTGAAATCAGCTACAGCACCTTGGCTCAGACACAGTCCCTGGAGGACACAACCGAGGTCAGGAGGAGCCCGGCAGATGAGCTACATGCTCTCCCGCATGCGGAGAGAAATGATGACTTCAGGCTGTCACCAGGGAAGCTATCACTGGAGCAGAGGAGCTATTCGCTTAACATTCCCATTGGGTCCACGAGCCAGGGTGCCAGCCAGGGCCGAGGGCCCAGGAACTTCTCCCCGCTGGCCACTGACATTTTGTCATTCACCAGCCAGGAGGGTCTGGAGTCCACCGACTACCTTCCAGTCACAACTCCTTGTGTGGAGAAGCAGCCTGCATTCCCACCCCTGATCGTGGAGACTGCCGTCTCGGTCTCTACCCCACCATCCTCACCACCCGGTACAGCAACCAGCGCAAAGTCTAGCCCTGAGATGGAGTCACCAGAGTCACCGGTGCCCGCAAAGTCTTATTGCAAGAACGGCACAGTAATGGCACCTGACCTCCCTGAGATGCTGGACCTGGCTGGTACCCGGTCGAGGCTGGCATCTGATTGTACTGACCCGGAGGCTGTGAGGAGGAAGTCTGTTCCCTTTGACGTCCCCACCTTCACGGCAGAGTCCCTAGCCCAGATGGGCCTGGTGGACAAAGGTCAGAAGGTGGCAAAGAGTGAGAGCCAGCTTGAGGACCTTGGGTACTGCGTCTTCAATGAGTACTCTGGCCCAATGCCCTCGCCTGCTGACGTCCAGAGCCCAATGCAGTCCCCTCACCAAATATTCCCCATCATGTTGTCAGAGGAGGGGTCGGATATGGGGCCTATGGGGTTGCAGGCACAAAATGTGGGGGTGGAAGGACAAGAAGCTGAGCTGGTGGCAAAAGCCATCCCccaatttgaaaatgtaaaggcTGGGGTGACTGGTGACATCAAAGAGCAGATCATCCCTAAGACAGATAGCCCATGGCCCTCCAAAgactccccatctctcctgtcAGTCACATCTGGCCAAGAGCCCCTTTTTCCACCAAAGGTGACTGTCACCCTTGAGGTGACAAAGTCAGAGCAGGAGAcggaggcagaggaggaaatGGCTGCTTATGAGCGGAAAATCCGCAAGCTGGAGACAGAGAACAGGCCACTGAGCATGGAGGAGGAGCGCGAGCTGCGGGAGCTGAGGGAGAAGGTGAAGGACAAACCAGACCTGGTGCACCAGGAGGCCTATGAGGAGGTGGATGCAGAGGACGTGTACCAGCTTACTGGAGTGGCTAAAGATAGAATTGCTCGCCCAATCAGACCATCGCCAGCCTCGTCGGTGGAGagcaccacagaggaagagagggctGGCATTCATGAACCAGAAAAGCCCCAGCAGGAGGATTTAGTCACACCAAAAGCAGGGCCTCCTGCTGTCAAGACCTCTGACGAGAAACCCCCAGAGATTGTCACCAAGCCATTCACCACGGCAGTCCAAGGAGGGTCTacagaggatgaggaggagcaTGTGAAACTGGCTGAGGAGCTGGAGGTTGTCATGGAGGATATCAAAGCACCGGTGAAGAATGAGCAAAGGCTcacagaggagaaggagaaggaagaagGGGCGAGAGCAGCCGCCGATGAACCCTTGGAGCCCCGTGCTGCCATCGAGTCAGTTGTTACCGTTGAGGATGACTTTATCACTGTGGTGCAGACTATTGATGAGGGGGAGCAGCCGGGACACAGCGTCCGCTTCTCAGCTCCGCCTGAGGTAGACCAGTCACAGGTGCCCCcggatgaagaggaagaggaggagtctGTTGAGATGGCACAGGAAGCAGAGATAGAGGCAGGCAGTTTAGAGGAGATCTTGGATATTCCAGAAACCCCTGTGGCCCCTGCAGCCCCTGTCTTGCCTGCAACAGCATTGGCACCTGAAAGCGAGCCCCGCACAGAGACTTACGATGATTACAAAGATGAGACCACCATTGACGACTCCATCTTAGACACAGACAGCGCCTGGGTGGACACTCAAG ATGATGAGAGGAGCATCATGACAGAAAAAATTGAGCCCCTCCCAAAAACACAGAGTCCCATCAAAAAGCGGCCCCATCAGAGTCCCATGAAAAAGCTGCCTGCGGAAAAGGACAAGCGGGTGAAGGATAAGCAAAAGACTGCGGGGCGAGCAAAGGGTCGGGTCTCCACCCCCGAACGCAGACCCACCCGGAAGGAGCCCAGCTCCACACCCAGAGAggaaaacaagaagaaaaaag CTGTGATTAAGAAGGCTGAATTTACTAAAACAGCAGAAATTCAGACGCGCTCTCCCTCCCGGAAAAGCGTTTTAAAGCCTGCGGCCAGGCAGCCCAGGCCCGCCCAGCTCCACGGCTGTGCGAAACGGAAACCCACAG ctgttcCTGAAGGCCGGCAGCCCCTCAGTGTGGCCCGTCAGTCTCGGGACAGGACTGCA GATGGAAGCTCGCGGAGCCCTGAGAAGAGGtcctccctgccccgccctgcctccATCTTGACGCGCCGAGCTCACCCTGCGGAACATGATGAGACCTCCACCTCCATCACCAGCTCCGGCTCCACTGCCCCTCGACGCCCCACCT CGTTTCGTACTGAGGGCAGGTCAGAGCGCAGGTCCAGGCGCACCCCCAGTATGACAG GCATAGAATCGGCCCGATCCCGCTCGGCCTCCACGCCCCACACGCCCGGGtccgcccccatcacccccgGGACCCCGCCCAGCTACTCCTGCCGCACCCCCGGCACGCCTGGCACGCCCAGGTCCCTGAGCCTGCTGTCTCAGGAGAGGAAGGTGGCCGTCATCCGCACGCCGCCCAAGTCGCCTGCCACTGCGTCCAAACAGCTGCGCGTGCTCAACCAGCCGCTGCCTGACCTCAAGAACGTCAAGTCCAAGATCGGCTCCATCGACAACATCAAGTACCAGCCCAAAGGGGGCCAG GTTCTAATTCCAAGTGTAAAACTGGACTTTAGCCACATCCAGTCTAAGTGTGGCTCCCTGGACAAAAAGCAGCACTCAGCAGGAGGTGGAAAC GTGCAAATCCAAACAAAGAAGATTGATCTGAGTCACGTGACCTCCAAATGTGGATCTTTGGACAACATCCGCCATCGACCAG
- the map2 gene encoding microtubule-associated protein 2 isoform X14, with amino-acid sequence MADGRQPEDSVPHWGPPGAQDPVPPAGHSENGFSSYRACQPGGANPVTAPYSAAKENGFNGDLAGGDAVTAEQVSARIVQEVTAEAVAVLKGEQEPRQDTAKRLPSVEDSTNLPPSPPPSPAAEHFAPLEPDVEGEEKAVPLRRFQNSRERCKFLAPSISVSVPDDDPSHSDEEYYEHPLFSPEWSRHGSRPSGQAVPFRQIEALKMEVGRPSSEQAPPTSPDVLGPGQWSMAQSATFLSPDLAADMEDQTAPRTTAEKQPSVEVLETSSLITTPGCYADRQDDGEIGMYGKPVLPRGQGSEELKAALQTAPSNSKGKEESPAVGGQKLHSDIVDLSATVDKSGMSAYFETSALKEDERGIQGEGYYELSDARQRTLEGGPPPAEISYSTLAQTQSLEDTTEVRRSPADELHALPHAERNDDFRLSPGKLSLEQRSYSLNIPIGSTSQGASQGRGPRNFSPLATDILSFTSQEGLESTDYLPVTTPCVEKQPAFPPLIVETAVSVSTPPSSPPGTATSAKSSPEMESPESPVPAKSYCKNGTVMAPDLPEMLDLAGTRSRLASDCTDPEAVRRKSVPFDVPTFTAESLAQMGLVDKGQKVAKSESQLEDLGYCVFNEYSGPMPSPADVQSPMQSPHQIFPIMLSEEGSDMGPMGLQAQNVGVEGQEAELVAKAIPQFENVKAGVTGDIKEQIIPKTDSPWPSKDSPSLLSVTSGQEPLFPPKVTVTLEVTKSEQETEAEEEMAAYERKIRKLETENRPLSMEEERELRELREKVKDKPDLVHQEAYEEVDAEDVYQLTGVAKDRIARPIRPSPASSVESTTEEERAGIHEPEKPQQEDLVTPKAGPPAVKTSDEKPPEIVTKPFTTAVQGGSTEDEEEHVKLAEELEVVMEDIKAPVKNEQRLTEEKEKEEGARAAADEPLEPRAAIESVVTVEDDFITVVQTIDEGEQPGHSVRFSAPPEVDQSQVPPDEEEEEESVEMAQEAEIEAGSLEEILDIPETPVAPAAPVLPATALAPESEPRTETYDDYKDETTIDDSILDTDSAWVDTQDDERSIMTEKIEPLPKTQSPIKKRPHQSPMKKLPAEKDKRVKDKQKTAGRAKGRVSTPERRPTRKEPSSTPREENKKKKGFCFSAVIKKAEFTKTAEIQTRSPSRKSVLKPAARQPRPAQLHGCAKRKPTAVPEGRQPLSVARQSRDRTASPAHSTLTKIPTSKVRAVALQPPRPSSACSLPKRSPLVDAEVWGPRPSSAGPHDSPTQRLIDKDGSSRSPEKRSSLPRPASILTRRAHPAEHDETSTSITSSGSTAPRRPTSFRTEGRSERRSRRTPSMTGIESARSRSASTPHTPGSAPITPGTPPSYSCRTPGTPGTPRSLSLLSQERKVAVIRTPPKSPATASKQLRVLNQPLPDLKNVKSKIGSIDNIKYQPKGGQIQILNKKLDFSHVQSKCGSKDNLKHSPRGGNVLIPSVKLDFSHIQSKCGSLDKKQHSAGGGNVQIQTKKIDLSHVTSKCGSLDNIRHRPGGGHVRIENVKLEFKDKAQAKVGSLDNAHHTPGGGSVQIESHKLPFRDTAKARVDHGAEIVTRSPSGLTPPHFSNMSSSGSINLLESPQLATLAEDVTAALAKQGL; translated from the exons ATGGCAGATGGTCGGCAGCCTGAGGACAGTGTACCGCACTGGGGCCCTCCAGGGGCCCAGGACCccgtgccccctgctggccacagtGAGAACGGCTTCTCCTCTTACAGGGCCTGCCAGCCGGGCGGGGCCAACCCGGTCACCGCCCCCTACTCTGCCGCCAAAGAAAATGGCTTCAATGGCGACCTGGCTGGTGGGGATGCAGTGACAGCAG agcAAGTGTCTGCACGGATCGTGCAAGAGGTGACAGCCGAGGCAGTGGCTGTACTGAAGGGGGAGCAGGAGCCTCGCCAGGACACCGCTAAGAGGCTTCCCTCAG TCGAGGACTCCACCAACTTGCCCccatctcctcccccctctcccgccgCTGAGCACTTCGCCCCCCTGGAGCCAG ACGTAGAGGGTGAGGAGAAGGCAGTCCCTCTCCGACGCTTCCAAAATTCTCGGGAGAGGTGCAAGTTCCTCGCCCCCTCCATCTCGGTGTCTGTGCCCGACGATGACCCCTCCCACTCTGACGAGGAGTACTATGAGCACCCTTTGTTCAGCCCAGAGTGGAGTCGGCACGGTTCTCGCCCGTCGGGGCAAGCCGTCCCGTTTAGACAGATCGAAG CCCTGAAGATGGAGGTGGGGAGGCCGAGCAGTgagcaggcccctcccactAGCCCAGACGTCCTTGGACCGGGCCAGTGGTCCATGGCCCAAAGCGCCACATTCCTCTCACCGGATTTAGCTGCGGATATGGAGGACCAAACTGCTCCCAGGACCACCGCTGAGAAGCAGCCCTCTGTGGAGGTGCTGGAGACTAGCAGTCTCATTACCACACCTGGCTGCTATGCAGATCGCCAAGATGATGGTGAAATCGGAATGTATGGGAAGCCAGTGCTGCCTAGGGGGCAGGGTAGTGAGGAGTTGAAAGCAGCCCTCCAGACTGCACCCTCAAATAGCAAAGGAAAGGAAGAGAGTCCTGCTGTGGGGGGGCAGAAGCTGCACTCAGACATTGTCGATCTATCGGCCACTGTGGACAAATCTGGAATGTCTGCTTACTTTGAGACCTCAGCTCTGAAGGAAGATGAAAGGGGGATCCAAGGTGAAGGCTACTACGAGCTGAGTGATGCCAGACAGAGGACCTTGGAGGGTGGTCCCCCACCTGCTGAAATCAGCTACAGCACCTTGGCTCAGACACAGTCCCTGGAGGACACAACCGAGGTCAGGAGGAGCCCGGCAGATGAGCTACATGCTCTCCCGCATGCGGAGAGAAATGATGACTTCAGGCTGTCACCAGGGAAGCTATCACTGGAGCAGAGGAGCTATTCGCTTAACATTCCCATTGGGTCCACGAGCCAGGGTGCCAGCCAGGGCCGAGGGCCCAGGAACTTCTCCCCGCTGGCCACTGACATTTTGTCATTCACCAGCCAGGAGGGTCTGGAGTCCACCGACTACCTTCCAGTCACAACTCCTTGTGTGGAGAAGCAGCCTGCATTCCCACCCCTGATCGTGGAGACTGCCGTCTCGGTCTCTACCCCACCATCCTCACCACCCGGTACAGCAACCAGCGCAAAGTCTAGCCCTGAGATGGAGTCACCAGAGTCACCGGTGCCCGCAAAGTCTTATTGCAAGAACGGCACAGTAATGGCACCTGACCTCCCTGAGATGCTGGACCTGGCTGGTACCCGGTCGAGGCTGGCATCTGATTGTACTGACCCGGAGGCTGTGAGGAGGAAGTCTGTTCCCTTTGACGTCCCCACCTTCACGGCAGAGTCCCTAGCCCAGATGGGCCTGGTGGACAAAGGTCAGAAGGTGGCAAAGAGTGAGAGCCAGCTTGAGGACCTTGGGTACTGCGTCTTCAATGAGTACTCTGGCCCAATGCCCTCGCCTGCTGACGTCCAGAGCCCAATGCAGTCCCCTCACCAAATATTCCCCATCATGTTGTCAGAGGAGGGGTCGGATATGGGGCCTATGGGGTTGCAGGCACAAAATGTGGGGGTGGAAGGACAAGAAGCTGAGCTGGTGGCAAAAGCCATCCCccaatttgaaaatgtaaaggcTGGGGTGACTGGTGACATCAAAGAGCAGATCATCCCTAAGACAGATAGCCCATGGCCCTCCAAAgactccccatctctcctgtcAGTCACATCTGGCCAAGAGCCCCTTTTTCCACCAAAGGTGACTGTCACCCTTGAGGTGACAAAGTCAGAGCAGGAGAcggaggcagaggaggaaatGGCTGCTTATGAGCGGAAAATCCGCAAGCTGGAGACAGAGAACAGGCCACTGAGCATGGAGGAGGAGCGCGAGCTGCGGGAGCTGAGGGAGAAGGTGAAGGACAAACCAGACCTGGTGCACCAGGAGGCCTATGAGGAGGTGGATGCAGAGGACGTGTACCAGCTTACTGGAGTGGCTAAAGATAGAATTGCTCGCCCAATCAGACCATCGCCAGCCTCGTCGGTGGAGagcaccacagaggaagagagggctGGCATTCATGAACCAGAAAAGCCCCAGCAGGAGGATTTAGTCACACCAAAAGCAGGGCCTCCTGCTGTCAAGACCTCTGACGAGAAACCCCCAGAGATTGTCACCAAGCCATTCACCACGGCAGTCCAAGGAGGGTCTacagaggatgaggaggagcaTGTGAAACTGGCTGAGGAGCTGGAGGTTGTCATGGAGGATATCAAAGCACCGGTGAAGAATGAGCAAAGGCTcacagaggagaaggagaaggaagaagGGGCGAGAGCAGCCGCCGATGAACCCTTGGAGCCCCGTGCTGCCATCGAGTCAGTTGTTACCGTTGAGGATGACTTTATCACTGTGGTGCAGACTATTGATGAGGGGGAGCAGCCGGGACACAGCGTCCGCTTCTCAGCTCCGCCTGAGGTAGACCAGTCACAGGTGCCCCcggatgaagaggaagaggaggagtctGTTGAGATGGCACAGGAAGCAGAGATAGAGGCAGGCAGTTTAGAGGAGATCTTGGATATTCCAGAAACCCCTGTGGCCCCTGCAGCCCCTGTCTTGCCTGCAACAGCATTGGCACCTGAAAGCGAGCCCCGCACAGAGACTTACGATGATTACAAAGATGAGACCACCATTGACGACTCCATCTTAGACACAGACAGCGCCTGGGTGGACACTCAAG ATGATGAGAGGAGCATCATGACAGAAAAAATTGAGCCCCTCCCAAAAACACAGAGTCCCATCAAAAAGCGGCCCCATCAGAGTCCCATGAAAAAGCTGCCTGCGGAAAAGGACAAGCGGGTGAAGGATAAGCAAAAGACTGCGGGGCGAGCAAAGGGTCGGGTCTCCACCCCCGAACGCAGACCCACCCGGAAGGAGCCCAGCTCCACACCCAGAGAggaaaacaagaagaaaaaaggtttttgcttCAGTG CTGTGATTAAGAAGGCTGAATTTACTAAAACAGCAGAAATTCAGACGCGCTCTCCCTCCCGGAAAAGCGTTTTAAAGCCTGCGGCCAGGCAGCCCAGGCCCGCCCAGCTCCACGGCTGTGCGAAACGGAAACCCACAG ctgttcCTGAAGGCCGGCAGCCCCTCAGTGTGGCCCGTCAGTCTCGGGACAGGACTGCA agccccgcccactccacaTTAACAAAGATCCCCACCTCTAAAGTTCGGGCCGTGGCCCTACAGCCCCCCCGCCCAAGCTCTGCCTGCTCTCTTCCTAAAAGGAGCCCTCTGGTGGACGCAGAGGTCTgggggccccgcccctcctctgCCGGCCCCCACGACTCCCCCACTCAGAGGCTCATAGACAAG GATGGAAGCTCGCGGAGCCCTGAGAAGAGGtcctccctgccccgccctgcctccATCTTGACGCGCCGAGCTCACCCTGCGGAACATGATGAGACCTCCACCTCCATCACCAGCTCCGGCTCCACTGCCCCTCGACGCCCCACCT CGTTTCGTACTGAGGGCAGGTCAGAGCGCAGGTCCAGGCGCACCCCCAGTATGACAG GCATAGAATCGGCCCGATCCCGCTCGGCCTCCACGCCCCACACGCCCGGGtccgcccccatcacccccgGGACCCCGCCCAGCTACTCCTGCCGCACCCCCGGCACGCCTGGCACGCCCAGGTCCCTGAGCCTGCTGTCTCAGGAGAGGAAGGTGGCCGTCATCCGCACGCCGCCCAAGTCGCCTGCCACTGCGTCCAAACAGCTGCGCGTGCTCAACCAGCCGCTGCCTGACCTCAAGAACGTCAAGTCCAAGATCGGCTCCATCGACAACATCAAGTACCAGCCCAAAGGGGGCCAG ATTCAGATTTTAAACAAGAAGCTGGACTTCAGTCACGTACAGTCAAAGTGTGGCTCCAAGGATAACCTGAAGCACTCTCCCCGTGGAGGCAAT GTTCTAATTCCAAGTGTAAAACTGGACTTTAGCCACATCCAGTCTAAGTGTGGCTCCCTGGACAAAAAGCAGCACTCAGCAGGAGGTGGAAAC GTGCAAATCCAAACAAAGAAGATTGATCTGAGTCACGTGACCTCCAAATGTGGATCTTTGGACAACATCCGCCATCGACCAG